A region from the Lytechinus variegatus isolate NC3 chromosome 6, Lvar_3.0, whole genome shotgun sequence genome encodes:
- the LOC121417514 gene encoding uncharacterized protein LOC121417514, which yields MDVTLGGCGLVLAFLFIFFGMSEVGLWVACYFECPDGQLIEFNYFASVWTGVLAFTVGFMIIVLFCVKFKSLGTFIIILAFLLVPCEILCACVYAYRAYLSRPMENELTGNVGVDYFSVFFFSAMAVGGVLLFLITIMWNCYYCCVATPVEDFEEEVKEDLEEEEERQKNLRSVQNSVFVNNPVVDDESRPPQSRPLHFDQEPNYARYPHSVQNGHPQSMPPRQNTRHPAPYSDNRRDDRKSRYQQQPPIRNDYPYPPAFDREHMPEDRTRRNRQQSRMPRPNLGTNHQSYLRNENRRGQVNRGYEEDGLGQPIDRSYNLRSYLYDGAQGDPFDQPLYSGGPPIYSEQPRRLTNQNPNASAEYSRGHNESRRHVNRPPNYSPQRNTREPVTAFQPREEDRSYIYRPRPENYRGKPTKPDYMQQQQQSARNSSYPLAAQNPGQTEMAANTRGAGPGNTYF from the exons ATGGACGTCACATTAGGAGGGTGTGGCTTGGTGCTCGCATTTCTCTTTATCTTCTTTGGCATGTCTGAAGTTGGACTATGGGTGGCGTGCTACTTCGAATGCCCGGATGGACAGTTGATTGAATTCAATTATTTCGCCTCTGTGTGGACAGGGGTTTTG GCATTCACAGTAGGATTCATGATCATCGTATTGTTTTGTGTCAAATTCAAATCTTTG GGCACATTTATCATCATATTGGCTTTCTTGCTGGTTCCATGTGAGATCCTCTGCGCATGTGTCTACGCATATCGTGCCTATCTCTCTCGACCAATGGAAAACGAGCTAACGGGCAACGTGGGAGTCGACTATTTCAGCGTATTTTTCTTCAGTGCCATGGCCGTAGGTGGCGTCTTACTCTTTCTCATTACTATCATGTGGAACTGTTATTATTGTTGCGTAGCAACGCCAGTGGAAGACTTTGAGGAGGAAGTAAAGGAGGATTTAGAAGAGGAAGAG GAAAGACAGAAGAATCTTCGGTCTGTCCAGAATAGTGTATTCGTCAACAATCCTGTGGTAGATGATGAGTCTCGTCCTCCTCAATCTCGGCCACTTCATTTCGACCAAGAACCAAATTACGCTCGTTACCCTCACTCAGTTCAAAACGGTCATCCGCAGTCAATGCCACCACGACAGAATACCAGACATCCGGCTCCCTATTCGGATAACCGTCGAGATGACCGTAAGTCAAGATATCAGCAGCAACCTCCTATCCGGAATGACTATCCGTATCCACCTGCGTTTGATCGAGAGCATATGCCCGAAGACCGGACTAGGAGGAACCGGCAGCAGTCAAGGATGCCACGTCCAAATCTTGGTACGAACCACCAATCATATCTTCGAAATGAAAATAGGCGTGGCCAAGTCAATCGGGGATACGAAGAGGATGGGCTAGGGCAACCAATAGACAGGTCGTACAACTTAAGGAGTTACCTTTACGATGGGGCTCAAGGCGACCCGTTTGATCAACCGCTGTACTCGGGCGGGCCGCCGATTTACTCCGAGCAACCACGGAGATTAACGAACCAAAACCCGAACGCTTCCGCCGAGTACAGTCGAGGCCACAACGAAAGTCGTCGACACGTGAACAGACCTCCAAATTACTCTCCCCAACGAAACACGAGAGAACCCGTCACTGCCTTTCAACCAAGGGAAGAAGACAGATCGTACATCTACCGACCGAGACCCGAAAATTACCGAGGAAAACCGACAAAACCCGATTACatgcagcaacagcagcagaGTGCAAGAAACAGTAGTTATCCATTAGCGGCACAGAATCCTGGCCAAACCGAGATGGCTGCTAACACGAGAGGGGCAGGTCCCGGTAACACGTACTTCTAA